From a single Paenibacillus sp. FSL W8-0426 genomic region:
- a CDS encoding glycoside hydrolase family 28 protein, with translation MNTYNASLQTDKGTAFNTNEPKYEVQLPKIPARDFRITDYGAVGDGHTDNSEAFRLAIAACAEAGGGRIVIPAGVWLTGPIVLRSSIELHTQAGALVTFSQAFDQYPLIASSFEGWQVVRCQSPIDAEGVEDIAITGEGIWDGGGQAWRPVKRSKLTPSQWRKLVSSGGVVAGAGEEDQIWWPSASALEGGSIALRLYQEKVRDVAAYEGIRDFLRPNMVSLRRCKRVLLDGPTFQNSPAWNLHPWASEHVTIRNVQVRNPWFSQNGDGLDIDSCRHVLVEQSVFDVGDDAICLKSGKDAEGRELGMPSEYITVRDCTVYHGHGGVVIGSEMSGGIRHVRVSDCTFIGTDIGLRFKSARGRGGVVEDIQIERIYMKDIIWEGISFSFFYANQEGSARGSDLAQEVSEETPVFRDIHIREVVCAGAETALFVSGLPEMPLEGLVIEDYKVQSRSGVQCSHAKHLRIARLEADIAEGSLIHLHQCKGAELEAIGGHGADGRLLTLTGRETAGIVCREGDDETAGRQISVGPEVRSGALIRR, from the coding sequence ATGAATACATATAACGCTTCCTTGCAAACAGACAAAGGTACTGCTTTCAACACCAATGAACCAAAATATGAAGTACAGCTGCCCAAGATTCCTGCGCGTGATTTTCGAATCACCGATTACGGCGCCGTTGGAGATGGCCACACGGACAATTCGGAGGCATTCCGATTGGCAATAGCGGCCTGCGCGGAAGCGGGCGGCGGGCGAATCGTCATTCCGGCAGGCGTATGGCTGACAGGACCAATCGTGCTCCGCAGCAGCATCGAACTTCATACACAAGCAGGGGCGTTGGTCACCTTTAGTCAGGCATTTGATCAGTATCCCTTAATTGCATCGAGTTTTGAAGGGTGGCAAGTCGTCAGATGCCAATCCCCGATCGATGCCGAAGGGGTGGAAGATATTGCGATTACGGGCGAGGGCATCTGGGATGGGGGCGGTCAAGCCTGGAGACCGGTCAAACGTTCCAAGCTGACACCTTCGCAATGGAGAAAGCTTGTGTCTTCGGGCGGAGTGGTAGCGGGAGCCGGAGAAGAGGACCAGATCTGGTGGCCGTCCGCGTCTGCGCTTGAAGGCGGTTCCATCGCCCTGCGCCTATATCAGGAAAAGGTACGGGATGTGGCGGCCTATGAAGGAATTCGCGATTTTTTGCGTCCCAACATGGTCAGCCTGCGACGCTGCAAACGGGTGCTGCTGGACGGACCGACGTTCCAGAATTCACCGGCATGGAACCTGCATCCGTGGGCATCCGAACACGTGACGATTCGAAATGTGCAAGTGCGTAATCCGTGGTTCTCGCAGAACGGTGACGGGCTGGATATAGATTCATGCCGTCATGTGCTGGTGGAACAAAGCGTATTTGACGTTGGCGATGATGCCATCTGCTTAAAATCCGGCAAGGACGCGGAAGGACGCGAGTTGGGAATGCCCTCCGAGTACATCACGGTCCGGGATTGCACCGTGTATCACGGGCATGGCGGGGTGGTCATCGGCAGCGAAATGTCCGGCGGCATTCGGCATGTACGCGTGTCGGACTGCACGTTTATCGGCACGGACATCGGGCTGCGTTTCAAAAGTGCACGCGGACGCGGAGGGGTTGTCGAGGATATTCAGATCGAGCGTATTTACATGAAAGATATCATCTGGGAAGGCATCTCGTTCTCCTTTTTCTATGCTAACCAGGAAGGTTCAGCGAGGGGCAGCGACTTGGCGCAGGAGGTTAGCGAGGAGACCCCCGTTTTCCGTGACATTCACATTCGGGAAGTGGTCTGTGCAGGCGCGGAAACGGCGCTGTTTGTCAGCGGGCTGCCCGAAATGCCGTTGGAAGGATTGGTCATCGAAGATTACAAGGTACAGTCCCGATCCGGAGTACAGTGCTCCCATGCCAAACATTTGCGAATTGCGCGGCTGGAGGCCGACATTGCCGAAGGTTCCCTAATCCATTTGCATCAGTGCAAAGGAGCGGAGCTGGAGGCGATTGGGGGGCATGGCGCGGACGGGCGTTTGTTGACGTTGACCGGGCGAGAAACAGCGGGGATCGTTTGCCGCGAAGGTGATGACGAAACAGCAGGACGCCAGATATCCGTCGGACCCGAAGTGCGGAGCGGGGCGCTTATTCGCAGATAG
- a CDS encoding AraC family transcriptional regulator: MHVIEDRIGPKYRIGENSFTIQHIRRQDGYAMTHPHAHPFYELYYLLEGERVYSMKGQVLTARKGDLMLINPHDPHTTSKGSNPGFERILIEFSPSFATGMEVGLCGLLPFDHSRLVHFPKEEQPETERLLWQMLRECKERRSHHEIAVRSLLAQLLISIHRVEEATRQTMSDPVHPMQDKISEIVGYVNEHYSQALTLEDTASRFYISPSYLSRMFSRFTGFRFSEYLRVVRVREAQRRLLSTRDRVQMIAEKVGFEHTAHFNKTFKQVTGTTPLRYRKEHR; this comes from the coding sequence ATGCATGTAATCGAGGATCGAATCGGACCCAAGTATCGCATCGGGGAGAATTCATTTACCATTCAGCATATACGCAGACAGGACGGATACGCCATGACACACCCGCATGCCCATCCGTTTTACGAGCTGTATTATCTCCTGGAAGGAGAACGGGTGTATTCCATGAAGGGACAGGTTCTTACCGCACGCAAAGGGGACCTGATGCTCATCAATCCCCATGATCCACATACAACATCCAAAGGAAGCAATCCCGGCTTTGAACGGATCCTGATCGAGTTCTCCCCCTCTTTTGCTACGGGCATGGAGGTCGGCCTCTGCGGCCTGCTTCCCTTTGACCATTCCCGTTTGGTTCATTTCCCGAAAGAGGAGCAACCGGAGACCGAACGTTTGTTATGGCAGATGCTGCGTGAATGCAAAGAGCGCCGATCGCATCATGAGATTGCGGTGAGAAGCCTGCTTGCCCAACTGTTGATCAGCATCCATCGCGTAGAAGAGGCTACGCGCCAGACGATGTCCGATCCCGTCCATCCCATGCAGGACAAGATTAGCGAAATCGTAGGCTACGTTAACGAGCATTACAGCCAAGCCCTTACGCTTGAAGATACGGCGTCCCGTTTTTATATCAGCCCTTCGTACCTCAGCCGGATGTTCAGCCGATTTACGGGGTTCCGTTTCAGCGAATATTTGCGCGTCGTGCGCGTCAGGGAGGCCCAGCGCCGATTGCTCTCTACCAGGGACCGGGTACAGATGATCGCGGAGAAGGTGGGATTCGAGCACACGGCCCATTTCAATAAAACATTCAAACAGGTGACGGGGACGACCCCCCTTCGATACCGGAAAGAACATCGGTGA
- a CDS encoding cupin domain-containing protein codes for MTTHELSPLVAALDMQPHVEGGWYKEVWKASYQIPQSVLPEAYSGPRFAASSIYFLLHPHEFSEWHTVLSDELWMWHSGSPIELKLGGTGERPENEEVHVLGMDIAAGQLPQLLVPAGAWQTARPLGDEPVLVSCVVAPGFHYDDFKLVAKG; via the coding sequence ATGACGACACATGAACTTTCGCCTCTCGTAGCTGCGCTCGACATGCAGCCGCACGTTGAAGGTGGTTGGTATAAGGAAGTATGGAAAGCATCCTATCAAATTCCGCAGTCCGTGCTGCCTGAAGCCTATTCAGGCCCGCGCTTTGCGGCGAGTTCGATCTATTTCCTGCTTCACCCGCATGAATTTTCCGAATGGCATACGGTGCTGTCGGATGAACTGTGGATGTGGCACAGCGGAAGTCCGATCGAACTGAAGCTGGGCGGTACCGGCGAGCGTCCGGAAAATGAGGAAGTCCATGTGCTCGGCATGGATATTGCCGCAGGACAGCTGCCGCAATTGCTTGTGCCGGCAGGTGCTTGGCAAACGGCGCGTCCGCTTGGCGATGAGCCGGTGCTCGTTTCGTGCGTGGTGGCGCCAGGTTTCCACTACGACGATTTCAAACTGGTAGCCAAGGGCTGA
- a CDS encoding aldo/keto reductase: MKHVQDTTTLYNGVKMPWLGFGVFKVKDGQEAVDAVRTAIETGYRSIDTAKAYNNETGVAQGIRESGIAREDLFITTKVWNSDQGYESTLAAFEASMERLELDYLDLYLIHWPVKGKYKDTWRALERLHREGRIRAIGVSNFQIHHLEDLMTEATVVPAVNQIELHPLLNQQELRDYCSKHKIQVEAWSPLGQGHLLEHPLLQEIGAKYGKSPAQVILRWDLQNGIVTIPKSVTPQRIRENADLFDFELTPEDIGQINGLNENKRFGSDPDNFNF; this comes from the coding sequence ATGAAACATGTACAGGACACGACGACGCTGTATAACGGAGTCAAAATGCCATGGCTTGGATTTGGCGTATTCAAGGTGAAGGACGGACAAGAAGCCGTGGACGCCGTCAGAACGGCGATTGAAACCGGTTACCGCAGCATCGATACCGCCAAAGCCTATAACAACGAAACCGGCGTTGCCCAAGGCATTCGCGAATCCGGCATTGCCCGTGAAGATTTGTTCATTACAACGAAGGTTTGGAATTCCGACCAGGGTTACGAATCCACGCTTGCTGCCTTCGAGGCCAGCATGGAGCGCCTGGAGCTGGATTACCTGGATCTTTATCTCATTCACTGGCCGGTCAAAGGAAAATACAAAGATACGTGGCGCGCGCTTGAACGACTGCATCGGGAAGGACGCATTCGCGCCATTGGCGTAAGCAACTTCCAAATTCACCATCTGGAGGATTTGATGACCGAAGCAACCGTTGTTCCTGCCGTCAATCAGATTGAGCTGCATCCGCTATTGAACCAACAGGAATTGCGGGATTATTGCAGCAAGCATAAAATCCAGGTCGAAGCATGGTCTCCGCTTGGTCAGGGCCATTTGTTGGAACATCCGCTGCTCCAAGAAATCGGAGCCAAGTATGGCAAGTCCCCGGCCCAGGTCATTCTGCGCTGGGACCTTCAGAACGGCATCGTCACCATTCCCAAATCCGTTACACCTCAGCGCATTCGGGAAAATGCCGATCTGTTCGACTTCGAACTGACGCCGGAAGACATCGGGCAAATTAACGGGTTGAACGAAAACAAACGCTTCGGTTCGGACCCCGACAACTTCAATTTCTAA
- a CDS encoding DUF445 domain-containing protein encodes MKKSKHTKTAAAWSLVVMGAGFAASLPFQGSIAGKLLVGSFEAGLVGGLADWFAVTALFRHPLGIPIPHTALLPKNRAKMTEGLVSAVENNLLNKESITEKIAGFKAAEMVMDTLMRELHTDGAKQMMDTLCKRILAGLPLEQIAPIVAAEIKTQAGAFDLGPILERAISQVSEKGYDAKALDYGLKQAEEWLVKPETVYVLGESAMKAIGGIQMNGLMQFAMNAFLGYMNEEKMGAILQGYLFDRVEDMKREGSALRYKVLGLVREQASKLAFSAKVQDGLNMWKNDMLNQWDAEQTVLNKLTELRDKALSAMEDGAYVEAYALPAISRMLTDLRSDEELLSGLNAKIVVGVTTLLEKNHSKIGSLVRENVEKMDNKTLISLIEDKVGQDLQWIRINGAVTGFIIGIVLTGLRMVLE; translated from the coding sequence ATGAAGAAATCGAAACATACCAAAACCGCGGCGGCCTGGTCCCTCGTCGTCATGGGGGCGGGATTTGCCGCATCCTTGCCGTTCCAAGGCTCGATTGCCGGCAAATTGCTGGTGGGGTCGTTCGAGGCCGGTTTGGTGGGAGGACTTGCGGACTGGTTCGCCGTCACGGCATTGTTCCGCCATCCGCTCGGCATTCCGATTCCGCATACGGCCTTGCTGCCGAAGAATCGGGCGAAAATGACCGAAGGGCTTGTGTCTGCCGTGGAGAACAACCTGCTCAACAAGGAGAGCATCACGGAGAAAATCGCCGGATTCAAAGCAGCGGAGATGGTGATGGATACCCTTATGCGGGAACTGCATACCGACGGAGCCAAGCAGATGATGGATACGCTCTGCAAACGCATTCTGGCCGGGCTGCCGCTGGAGCAAATTGCTCCCATCGTGGCGGCAGAGATCAAAACGCAAGCCGGGGCATTCGATCTTGGACCGATTCTGGAACGGGCGATATCGCAGGTGAGCGAAAAAGGGTATGACGCCAAGGCACTGGACTATGGCTTGAAGCAGGCTGAGGAATGGCTGGTGAAGCCGGAGACGGTCTACGTGCTTGGCGAGAGCGCCATGAAAGCGATCGGCGGCATCCAGATGAATGGGCTAATGCAGTTTGCGATGAACGCTTTTCTGGGTTACATGAACGAAGAGAAGATGGGCGCGATTTTGCAGGGGTATCTTTTCGACAGGGTAGAAGACATGAAACGCGAAGGCAGCGCCCTCCGCTACAAAGTGCTTGGCCTTGTCCGTGAGCAGGCCTCCAAGCTAGCTTTCAGCGCCAAGGTGCAAGACGGGCTGAATATGTGGAAGAACGACATGTTGAACCAATGGGATGCCGAGCAGACGGTGCTTAACAAATTGACCGAGCTGCGCGACAAGGCCCTTAGCGCCATGGAGGATGGAGCCTACGTAGAGGCGTATGCGCTGCCTGCCATCAGCAGGATGCTGACGGATCTGCGCTCCGACGAAGAGCTGCTGTCCGGGCTCAACGCCAAAATCGTGGTAGGCGTCACGACGTTGCTGGAGAAGAACCATTCCAAGATCGGCAGCCTGGTCCGCGAAAACGTCGAGAAAATGGACAATAAAACGTTGATTTCGCTGATCGAAGACAAAGTGGGACAAGATTTGCAGTGGATTCGGATTAACGGCGCGGTTACCGGTTTTATCATCGGAATCGTGCTCACGGGACTACGAATGGTGCTGGAATAA